One Campylobacter lari DNA segment encodes these proteins:
- the gyrA gene encoding DNA gyrase subunit A, translating to MENIFTKDSDIENIDIESSIKSSYLDYSMSVIIGRALPDARDGLKPVHRRILYAMNDLGVGSRSAYKKSARIVGDVIGKYHPHGDTAVYDALVRMAQDFSMRYPSVDGQGNFGSIDGDGAAAMRYTEARMTILAEELLRDIEKDTVDFIPNYDDSMSEPDVLPARVPNLLLNGSSGIAVGMATNIPPHSLNELIDGLLYLIDNKNASLEEIMHFIKGPDFPTGGIIFGKKGIIEAYRTGRGRVKVRAKTHIEKRANKDIIVIDELPYQTNKARLIEQIAELAKEKQIEGIAEVRDESDREGIRVVIELKRDAMSEIVLNNLFKSTTMESTFGVIMLAIHNKEPKVFSLIELLNLFLNHRKTVIIRRTIYELQKARARAHILEGLKIALDNIDEVITLIKNSPDNPTAKNLLMEKFGLSELQSNAILDMKLGRLTGLEREKIDNELRELLAEIERLDQILKSETLLENLIKDELKEIRTKFDVPRITQIEDDYDDIDIEDLIPNENMVVTITHRGYIKRVPSKQYEKQKRGGKGKVAVTTYDDDFIESFFTANTHDTLMFVTDRGQLYWLKVYKIPEGSRTAKGKAVVNLINLQADEKIMAIIPTTDFDESKSLCFFTKNGIVKRTNLSEYQNIRSVGVKAINLDENDELVTAIIVARDENEIANINADENLEIDENLENESSENSEELENITSGKMLFAVTKKGMCIKFPLAKVREIGRVSRGVTAIKFKEKDDEVVGAVVIENDAQEILSVSAKGIGKRTDAGEYRLQSRGGKGVICMKLTAKTKDLIGIVIVDESMDLMALTSSGKMIRVDMQSIRKAGRNTSGVIVVNVENDEVVSIAKCPKEEDEELDAEANMDLNLE from the coding sequence ATGGAAAATATTTTTACTAAAGATTCAGATATTGAAAATATAGATATAGAAAGTTCTATAAAAAGTAGTTATTTAGATTATTCTATGAGTGTTATTATAGGCCGTGCTTTGCCTGATGCTAGAGATGGGCTTAAACCTGTTCATAGAAGAATTTTATATGCTATGAATGATTTAGGTGTTGGAAGTCGTAGTGCTTACAAAAAATCAGCACGTATAGTGGGCGATGTAATTGGTAAATACCATCCACATGGTGATACAGCTGTATATGATGCTTTAGTAAGAATGGCGCAAGATTTTTCTATGCGTTATCCAAGTGTGGATGGGCAAGGAAACTTTGGTTCTATTGATGGTGATGGTGCTGCTGCGATGCGTTATACTGAAGCTAGAATGACAATTTTAGCTGAAGAGCTTTTGCGTGATATAGAAAAAGACACAGTTGATTTTATACCAAATTATGATGATTCTATGAGTGAACCTGATGTTTTACCTGCTAGGGTGCCAAATTTATTACTTAATGGTTCAAGTGGTATTGCAGTAGGTATGGCTACTAATATTCCTCCGCATAGTTTGAATGAGCTTATTGATGGTTTGCTATATTTAATTGACAATAAAAATGCAAGCTTAGAAGAAATCATGCATTTTATCAAAGGCCCTGATTTTCCAACCGGTGGTATTATTTTTGGTAAAAAAGGTATTATAGAAGCTTACCGTACAGGTCGTGGTAGGGTAAAAGTAAGAGCAAAAACCCATATTGAAAAAAGAGCTAATAAAGATATTATCGTCATAGATGAACTTCCTTATCAAACTAACAAAGCAAGATTAATAGAGCAAATTGCTGAACTTGCTAAAGAAAAACAAATCGAAGGTATTGCTGAAGTTAGAGATGAGAGTGATAGAGAAGGAATTCGCGTGGTGATTGAACTAAAACGCGATGCTATGAGTGAGATTGTGTTGAATAATCTTTTTAAATCTACCACTATGGAAAGTACTTTTGGTGTGATTATGCTTGCTATACATAACAAAGAACCAAAAGTTTTTTCTTTAATCGAGCTTTTAAATTTGTTCTTAAATCATAGAAAAACTGTAATTATTAGAAGAACGATTTATGAATTGCAAAAAGCTAGAGCTAGAGCACATATTTTAGAAGGTTTAAAAATTGCACTAGATAATATCGATGAAGTGATAACCTTGATTAAAAATTCTCCTGATAATCCAACGGCTAAAAATTTATTGATGGAAAAATTTGGCTTAAGTGAGCTTCAATCAAACGCGATTTTAGATATGAAATTAGGCCGTTTAACAGGACTTGAGAGAGAAAAGATTGATAATGAATTAAGAGAATTATTAGCAGAAATTGAAAGACTTGATCAAATTTTAAAAAGTGAGACTTTACTTGAAAATTTAATTAAAGATGAGTTAAAAGAAATTAGAACTAAATTTGATGTGCCAAGAATCACCCAAATTGAAGATGATTATGATGATATTGATATAGAAGATTTAATACCAAATGAAAACATGGTAGTTACTATCACGCATCGTGGTTATATTAAACGTGTTCCAAGTAAGCAATATGAAAAACAAAAACGTGGTGGCAAAGGCAAGGTTGCGGTTACAACTTATGATGATGATTTTATAGAAAGCTTCTTTACAGCAAACACGCATGATACTTTGATGTTTGTTACTGATCGTGGACAACTTTACTGGCTTAAAGTTTATAAAATTCCTGAAGGAAGTAGAACTGCTAAAGGTAAAGCCGTGGTTAATCTTATTAATCTACAAGCAGATGAAAAAATCATGGCAATTATCCCAACCACTGACTTTGATGAAAGTAAATCATTGTGTTTCTTTACAAAAAATGGTATCGTAAAACGCACAAATTTAAGTGAGTATCAAAACATTAGAAGCGTGGGTGTAAAAGCGATTAATTTAGATGAGAATGATGAGCTCGTTACTGCAATTATTGTAGCAAGAGATGAAAATGAAATCGCAAATATAAATGCAGATGAAAATTTAGAAATAGATGAAAATCTAGAAAATGAAAGCAGTGAAAATAGTGAAGAATTAGAAAATATTACTAGTGGTAAAATGCTTTTTGCGGTAACTAAAAAAGGTATGTGCATTAAATTCCCACTTGCTAAAGTTAGAGAGATTGGTCGTGTAAGTAGAGGGGTAACTGCGATTAAATTTAAAGAAAAAGATGATGAGGTTGTGGGAGCTGTTGTTATAGAAAATGATGCCCAAGAAATTTTAAGCGTAAGTGCCAAAGGCATAGGCAAGCGTACTGATGCTGGAGAATACAGACTTCAAAGCAGAGGCGGCAAGGGTGTTATTTGTATGAAACTTACTGCTAAAACAAAAGACTTAATCGGTATAGTTATAGTTGATGAAAGTATGGATTTAATGGCATTAACAAGCAGTGGTAAGATGATACGCGTTGATATGCAAAGTATTAGAAAAGCAGGTAGAAATACAAGTGGTGTAATTGTTGTTAATGTTGAAAACGATGAGGTTGTAAGCATTGCTAAATGTCCTAAAGAAGAAGATGAGGAATTAGATGCTGAAGCTAATATGGATTTAAATTTAGAATAG
- a CDS encoding ComF family protein — MRCFNCHGFSFASFCPACKEELLEYSLGIRELEGNFKVYYFYQYEQIKHLIYFKHKFQGYFVLNALAKLSFAKFKDFFQPSCEINAIALDDKTYKNYSHTAILTKHLKTQFIKPMYHALQASSQHKYSGKSLQFRKDNKRTYKLLKRPKYPVILVDDVVTTGLSLLEAKEFLEKNNIEVLFALVLANAKFDTI; from the coding sequence GTGAGGTGTTTTAATTGTCATGGATTTTCCTTTGCGAGCTTTTGTCCAGCTTGCAAGGAAGAGCTTTTAGAATATTCTTTGGGTATAAGAGAACTTGAGGGAAATTTTAAAGTTTATTATTTTTATCAATATGAGCAAATTAAACATCTAATTTATTTTAAACACAAATTTCAAGGATATTTTGTTTTAAATGCGCTTGCAAAATTAAGCTTTGCTAAATTTAAAGATTTTTTTCAACCTTCTTGTGAAATTAATGCCATAGCTTTAGATGATAAAACATATAAAAATTACTCTCATACTGCTATTTTAACCAAACATTTAAAAACTCAATTTATAAAGCCTATGTATCATGCTTTACAAGCTAGTTCGCAGCATAAATATAGTGGAAAAAGTTTGCAATTTCGTAAAGATAATAAAAGAACTTATAAGCTTTTAAAGCGTCCAAAATATCCTGTAATTTTAGTAGATGATGTGGTAACTACGGGTTTAAGTTTGCTTGAAGCAAAAGAGTTTTTAGAAAAAAATAATATCGAAGTACTTTTTGCTTTAGTTTTAGCTAATGCAAAATTTGATACAATATAG